A window of Lacibacter sediminis contains these coding sequences:
- a CDS encoding PKD domain-containing protein, translating into MKHLFQTVTLTFLIAGLTFYSCKKENSCNGCQTNTTIQNPNKPPIAVAGPDQTTNLPVNSILLNGSASSDPDGRIASWQWAKISGPPSFNIVNANSSQTQATNLAEGLYHFELTVTDSLGLFDKDTTIITVNKLYTNEIIFNDQVWQCWWGCWIDIPNLYSHLPSGASFRVFIKRDNSNTWEEAIPVSQVGYGYWVENDGHLIVYGDELGNDTPDIKIVY; encoded by the coding sequence ATGAAACATTTATTTCAAACAGTAACGTTGACTTTTCTAATTGCAGGGTTAACTTTTTATTCGTGCAAAAAAGAGAATTCATGTAACGGTTGTCAAACAAACACCACTATACAGAATCCAAACAAACCACCTATCGCAGTTGCAGGACCTGATCAAACAACCAACTTGCCTGTCAACAGCATTTTATTGAATGGTTCTGCATCGAGCGATCCAGATGGAAGAATTGCTTCATGGCAATGGGCAAAAATTTCGGGTCCGCCATCATTCAATATAGTGAATGCCAATTCATCACAGACACAGGCAACAAATCTTGCAGAAGGGCTTTATCATTTTGAATTAACTGTGACGGATTCCCTGGGACTTTTTGATAAAGACACTACAATTATCACCGTTAACAAACTATATACGAATGAAATAATTTTCAATGACCAGGTTTGGCAATGTTGGTGGGGTTGTTGGATAGACATTCCCAATTTGTATAGTCATCTGCCTTCAGGTGCCTCATTCAGGGTCTTTATTAAAAGAGATAATTCCAATACTTGGGAAGAAGCAATTCCAGTATCGCAAGTTGGTTATGGATATTGGGTGGAAAATGATGGGCATTTGATAGTTTATGGCGACGAGCTTGGCAATGACACCCCGGATATAAAAATCGTTTATTAA
- a CDS encoding PKD domain-containing protein, with protein sequence MKHLFQTVMLIFLIANLAFYSCKKNRSCESCKTNKSPIAVAGPDQGMTLPKDSVLLDGSSSNDPDGKITVWQWKKINGPVSFIITNSMATKATAKNLTAGVYLFELTVTDDGDLQAKDTIQVMVDDPQMNQPPVANAGKDTTVTLPANTALLDGSGSADPDNNITSYQWTKISGPVSSTITNASGVITTASSLTSGIYLFELKVTDAVGLFARDTLKVRVDDPNVNQPPVANAGTDTTIAIPANSVMLNGSGSADPNKNITNYQWTKILGPASSTITNAWNAITKASSLTSGVYWFELKVTDAGGLFDSDTLVVTVLSPTFNGSGVYIAGWGMNASGKMIARIWRENVLQDLSDGQYHAGANCVFVSGTDIYVAGLEQNASGKSVAKLWKNGVPQNLSNGQYNAEAKSVFVSGTDVYVAGWEVNANGNSVAKIWKNGVEQNLSEGGTATSVFVSGTDVYVAGWYNGVALWKNGVAQVIGIYSDTDPSVFVSGNDVYVTMTMCSAVGGSCGATLWKNGQTQNIDGLASSVFVSGSDVYVAGQRYWSGSNDDATIWKNGVAQHIGHENDIANSVFVSGNHVYAVGNKNNNLYFNGTAPLWKNGIEYSIPGLTVANSVFVQ encoded by the coding sequence ATGAAACATTTATTTCAAACAGTGATGTTGATTTTTCTAATTGCCAATTTAGCTTTTTACTCATGTAAAAAAAATAGATCATGTGAAAGTTGTAAAACCAACAAATCTCCCATCGCTGTTGCCGGACCTGACCAAGGCATGACTTTACCAAAAGATAGTGTTTTGCTTGATGGCTCTTCCTCAAATGATCCTGATGGCAAAATAACTGTTTGGCAATGGAAAAAAATTAACGGCCCTGTTTCTTTCATCATTACCAATTCTATGGCTACAAAAGCAACTGCAAAAAACCTTACGGCAGGCGTATACCTGTTTGAACTAACGGTTACTGATGATGGAGATTTGCAGGCAAAAGATACCATACAGGTAATGGTAGATGATCCGCAAATGAACCAACCACCGGTTGCAAATGCAGGTAAGGATACTACTGTCACATTGCCTGCGAATACTGCGTTGTTAGATGGCAGCGGTTCTGCTGACCCGGACAACAATATCACAAGCTACCAATGGACAAAAATCTCGGGGCCTGTTTCTTCAACAATCACGAATGCCTCTGGTGTAATTACAACAGCAAGTTCGCTTACTTCAGGTATTTACCTGTTTGAACTGAAGGTAACTGATGCCGTAGGATTGTTTGCGAGGGATACTCTAAAGGTAAGAGTTGATGACCCCAATGTCAATCAACCGCCTGTGGCTAATGCTGGTACAGATACTACAATTGCTATCCCCGCTAATAGCGTCATGCTTAATGGCAGCGGTTCAGCCGACCCGAATAAAAATATCACAAATTACCAATGGACAAAAATCCTGGGACCTGCTTCTTCAACGATCACGAACGCTTGGAATGCAATTACAAAAGCAAGTTCGCTTACCTCAGGTGTTTATTGGTTTGAGCTGAAAGTAACGGATGCCGGAGGATTGTTTGATAGCGATACCCTAGTTGTAACGGTACTCTCTCCAACATTCAATGGTAGCGGAGTATATATAGCAGGATGGGGCATGAATGCAAGTGGCAAAATGATAGCCAGAATTTGGAGAGAAAACGTACTACAAGACCTTAGTGATGGACAATATCATGCAGGTGCCAATTGTGTGTTCGTGTCAGGCACTGACATATATGTCGCAGGACTTGAACAAAATGCAAGCGGCAAGAGTGTAGCAAAACTTTGGAAAAACGGTGTGCCGCAAAATCTTAGCAACGGGCAATATAATGCCGAAGCTAAATCTGTATTTGTATCAGGTACCGATGTATACGTAGCAGGGTGGGAAGTAAATGCAAATGGCAACAGTGTAGCCAAAATCTGGAAAAATGGCGTAGAACAAAACCTTAGCGAGGGGGGTACTGCTACTTCTGTATTTGTATCTGGCACCGATGTGTATGTAGCTGGGTGGTATAATGGCGTTGCCCTTTGGAAAAATGGTGTGGCACAGGTTATTGGTATTTACTCCGATACGGATCCGTCTGTATTTGTATCCGGAAATGATGTTTATGTAACAATGACAATGTGCAGTGCAGTTGGCGGCAGCTGTGGCGCAACACTCTGGAAAAATGGCCAAACTCAAAATATTGATGGACTAGCCAGTTCCGTATTCGTATCCGGTAGTGATGTATATGTAGCCGGGCAGCGTTACTGGAGTGGAAGTAATGATGATGCGACAATCTGGAAAAATGGCGTGGCTCAACATATTGGTCATGAAAACGATATTGCCAATTCAGTATTCGTTTCGGGTAATCATGTATATGCCGTTGGAAATAAAAACAACAATTTGTATTTCAACGGAACTGCCCCTCTCTGGAAAAATGGGATAGAATATAGTATTCCAGGGCTTACCGTAGCTAATTCGGTTTTTGTACAATGA
- a CDS encoding sensor histidine kinase — protein MSSSTGFQEFIFSEKRSDRIKQHLLFWAIWYLYLAFTNIAYPIGYEEWAYFKNPLHSISESFFIVFAQAPAVYIMLYFIFPRFILKKKYLVGLVFMILLWLLCFSVNFVVQTKILQPFQAMILPSEYVPQKLRPEGLSFYLALMSTNKAAFTITASALMLKFGKHWYHHQHRSLQLQKENTEAQLQLLTAQVHPHFLFNTLNNIFSKTQTESPGGSKMIMSLSDMLRYILYEGQKTLVPLKQELTMITEYINLEKIRYGNKLDVHMLTPHRVDGIYITPLLLLPFVENCFKHGTSNMLKNPWINLTVEIKDTTLVMKLMNGKTHLHENGQSKAGIGISNVRKRLELLYKEKHDLHIREDEEVFVVDLKVELVRIENKEQVDPVSVLQLPVAHV, from the coding sequence ATGTCCTCATCAACCGGATTTCAGGAGTTTATATTTTCTGAAAAAAGAAGCGACCGCATTAAGCAGCATCTTTTGTTCTGGGCTATCTGGTATCTGTATCTTGCATTTACGAATATTGCATATCCTATTGGCTATGAGGAGTGGGCTTATTTCAAAAATCCACTTCACTCAATCTCCGAGAGCTTTTTTATAGTATTTGCACAGGCACCGGCGGTTTATATCATGCTCTATTTTATATTCCCAAGATTTATTTTAAAGAAAAAATACCTGGTAGGCCTGGTATTCATGATCTTGCTTTGGCTTTTGTGCTTCAGTGTAAATTTTGTTGTACAAACTAAAATATTGCAGCCATTCCAGGCAATGATACTGCCTTCTGAATATGTACCTCAAAAATTACGTCCCGAAGGCCTGTCGTTTTATCTGGCATTAATGTCAACCAATAAAGCTGCATTTACTATTACCGCAAGTGCATTGATGCTGAAATTCGGGAAGCACTGGTATCATCATCAGCATCGCAGCCTGCAACTGCAGAAAGAAAATACAGAAGCACAACTGCAATTGCTCACAGCTCAGGTGCATCCGCATTTTTTATTCAATACACTTAATAATATTTTTTCTAAAACACAAACAGAGTCACCTGGTGGTTCAAAAATGATCATGAGCCTTTCGGATATGTTGCGTTATATTTTATATGAAGGTCAAAAAACGCTGGTACCCTTAAAACAAGAGCTGACGATGATCACTGAATACATCAACCTTGAAAAGATCCGCTACGGAAATAAGCTGGATGTGCACATGCTGACACCGCACAGGGTAGATGGTATTTACATAACACCGTTGTTATTACTTCCTTTTGTTGAAAACTGTTTTAAGCATGGTACCAGTAACATGCTTAAAAACCCATGGATAAATCTTACTGTTGAAATAAAGGATACAACACTTGTAATGAAACTGATGAATGGTAAAACTCATTTGCATGAAAATGGACAAAGCAAAGCAGGAATTGGTATTAGCAATGTTCGCAAAAGGCTGGAGTTGTTGTACAAGGAAAAGCATGACCTGCACATACGTGAAGATGAAGAAGTATTCGTGGTAGATCTGAAAGTGGAGTTAGTGAGAATTGAAAATAAAGAGCAGGTTGATCCGGTATCTGTTTTACAATTACCCGTTGCGCATGTTTAG
- a CDS encoding sensor histidine kinase: protein MSIVDFIFSEKRNDRIKQHLLFWAAWYLYIILTHAANPLGQPEISYFRNPVFTFTESFFTVFAQVPIVYSMLYFVFPKFILKKKYFVSFVWMMLLWFMCGAFTLILLDKVMQPFLAMLLPPENIPTIPKIPGTSFFEAVMATNKGAYTIIASSLMLKFGKYWYHHQHRSLQLQKENTEAQLQLLTAQVHPHFLFNTLNNIFSKTQTESPGGSKMIMSLSDMLRYILYEGRKLLVPLKQELAMITEYINLEKIRYGNKLDVHVLTPHKSDDLYIAPLLLLPFVENCFKHGASNMLQNPWINLTVEVKDTTLVMKLMNGKTALKVNGHSTQGIGIKNVQQRLDLLYKDRYDLQIHEEDEVFVVDLRLELTRVKGTKETIAQLKTETDHV, encoded by the coding sequence ATGAGTATTGTTGATTTTATATTCTCCGAAAAAAGAAATGACCGCATTAAACAGCACCTGCTGTTTTGGGCTGCCTGGTATTTGTATATTATACTTACACATGCTGCAAATCCTTTGGGGCAACCGGAAATATCATATTTCAGGAATCCGGTCTTCACTTTCACTGAGAGTTTTTTTACAGTATTTGCGCAAGTGCCAATAGTATACAGCATGCTCTATTTTGTGTTTCCGAAATTTATTCTGAAAAAAAAATATTTCGTAAGCTTTGTTTGGATGATGCTGCTATGGTTTATGTGCGGAGCCTTCACTCTTATTTTATTAGATAAAGTAATGCAACCTTTTCTTGCTATGCTGTTACCTCCTGAAAATATTCCAACTATTCCTAAAATTCCGGGAACATCATTTTTTGAGGCTGTAATGGCCACTAATAAAGGGGCATATACCATCATCGCCAGTTCCTTAATGCTGAAATTCGGCAAATACTGGTATCATCATCAGCACCGCAGTCTGCAACTGCAGAAAGAAAACACCGAAGCACAACTGCAATTACTCACAGCCCAGGTTCACCCGCATTTTTTATTCAATACGCTCAATAATATTTTTTCGAAAACACAAACCGAATCACCGGGTGGATCCAAAATGATCATGAGCCTTTCGGATATGCTTCGTTATATCTTGTATGAAGGAAGAAAACTGTTGGTGCCGTTAAAGCAAGAGTTAGCAATGATTACAGAATACATCAATCTGGAAAAGATACGGTACGGAAATAAACTTGATGTGCATGTGTTAACACCCCATAAATCAGATGATCTCTACATCGCCCCACTTCTATTGCTTCCGTTCGTTGAAAATTGTTTTAAACATGGGGCCAGCAATATGTTGCAGAATCCCTGGATCAACCTTACTGTTGAAGTAAAAGACACAACCCTGGTGATGAAACTGATGAATGGAAAAACAGCTCTAAAAGTAAACGGACATTCAACGCAGGGTATAGGTATCAAAAATGTGCAGCAAAGACTGGATCTGTTGTATAAAGACAGATATGATCTGCAAATTCATGAAGAAGATGAAGTATTTGTAGTTGACTTGCGTTTAGAGCTGACAAGAGTGAAAGGCACCAAGGAAACTATTGCACAACTAAAAACAGAAACTGATCATGTCTAA
- a CDS encoding LytR/AlgR family response regulator transcription factor, with protein sequence MSNGNSIQIKCIIVDDEPMARDVIRRYIEKVPILYLSGEFGNAIDASIFLQEHHVDIIFLDIRMPQLSGTDFVRSLRTVPKIIFTTAHKEYAHEGYELDVIDYLLKPIRFDRFLKAVNKAFPKKEQDAEVEVYATPLHEAKAADSFIYVRVDRKMVKIILDDILYIESDKDYVKLFTDKGFVITRQTIASVEAMLSEKEFVRIHRSYIVSMNKVKSFTHEVVEVANKELPVGKLYRNNFLKLQGN encoded by the coding sequence ATGTCTAACGGAAATTCAATACAGATCAAATGCATCATCGTAGATGATGAGCCCATGGCAAGAGATGTGATCAGGAGATATATTGAAAAAGTGCCAATACTGTATTTAAGCGGTGAGTTTGGAAATGCAATTGATGCCAGTATCTTTTTGCAGGAGCATCATGTCGATATAATTTTCCTGGACATACGAATGCCGCAATTAAGCGGAACTGATTTTGTGCGAAGTCTTCGCACTGTACCCAAGATCATTTTTACAACAGCACACAAAGAATATGCACACGAAGGGTATGAGTTGGATGTGATCGATTATCTTTTGAAGCCAATTCGTTTTGATCGTTTTCTCAAAGCTGTTAATAAAGCATTTCCAAAAAAAGAACAGGATGCAGAAGTGGAAGTGTACGCAACACCGTTACATGAGGCTAAAGCAGCTGACTCATTTATCTATGTAAGAGTGGACCGTAAAATGGTAAAAATTATTCTTGATGATATACTTTACATTGAAAGTGATAAAGACTATGTAAAACTATTTACCGATAAAGGATTTGTGATCACCCGCCAAACAATTGCATCAGTTGAAGCGATGTTGTCGGAAAAAGAGTTTGTACGCATACACCGATCCTATATTGTTTCAATGAACAAAGTAAAATCTTTTACGCATGAAGTAGTAGAAGTGGCAAACAAAGAATTACCTGTCGGGAAATTATATCGCAATAATTTTTTGAAGCTGCAAGGAAATTGA
- a CDS encoding TonB-dependent receptor, with protein sequence MKIVLLFFLLLLFAANLFSQNAISLSGKITDKQTGAPLPGATVTVKGSNLTAVTDNEGYYRFPKLNAGTIVLLVSYVGYETEEVVSESTNNIALVANAALIPDSRIGNEVVISATKREEKITNAPASIHVIGIKDFNRFAGSNVNELVSKIQGVEYTRSGVDEITFNARGLNSAFNVKVMQLVDGRNSMAALSGGIAIFNNGSTNKEDIERIEVVLGPQSALYGPNAHNVLFNYITKDPRKYQGTTVAVSAGSQQQFSSRIRHAAKINNKWAYKLTGEHATGKDYTWYDTVYAGNQRGTPPFYGPPVAIPERLHDFTFRRYRGEAHVYYSITPKADIIVSAGGVNFTRLQVTTTGRNQLRDVTYSFVQARFVHPRFFANVYNTWGNLGKTLLITNYTRDFWNSTHDTRGRLSPDSAEIYATRLGNRVKERSERLNADLQYNYKFKKAGLFFVAGLSYQKDKPNGFGIGLVDSFQKITTTQYGAVVQLEKTLPWNLRVISTTRFDHHSTFGNFFAPRFALTKGIADGTIRVTWGKAYAMPSILNQYAGVNRFLFGNGKGIYYIPNETNMSDTASFKTTEALKAELVNTWEIGYKGTIWNKLFIDINYYNGISKNFISPTITVGGRVLKVGGIRVTHNPIFAGTVNPNNILKGAQFFTYFNYGDVRTYGLDIGINYTFNKVFNAGVKYSWFGSDITNDNSTNDANKDNYVSPEEKSLNAPKHRAALLLNVQNLCKGKLFVNVVVRWVQQYDFYSGNLIGTAAGKGRRGIVTRPGMDTLFKNFDWGPLGGFTSVDLSTGYQFNQMISINLGVTNLFNTRQIEFVGSPSVGRLIMAELKVQVPSGKKKE encoded by the coding sequence ATGAAAATAGTATTACTGTTTTTTTTGTTGCTTTTATTTGCTGCGAACTTATTTTCACAAAATGCTATTTCGCTGAGTGGGAAGATAACGGATAAACAAACAGGCGCTCCGTTGCCCGGTGCAACAGTAACAGTTAAGGGAAGCAACTTAACTGCTGTTACAGATAACGAAGGTTACTATCGTTTTCCAAAACTGAATGCCGGTACAATTGTGTTGCTTGTTTCCTATGTTGGTTATGAAACAGAGGAGGTAGTGAGTGAGTCAACAAACAATATAGCACTGGTTGCTAATGCAGCATTAATTCCCGACAGCCGCATAGGAAATGAAGTAGTGATATCGGCTACTAAACGTGAGGAGAAAATTACCAACGCACCTGCATCCATTCATGTGATCGGCATAAAGGATTTTAACCGGTTTGCCGGTTCTAATGTAAATGAGCTGGTATCAAAAATACAAGGCGTTGAATACACCCGTAGCGGCGTAGATGAAATAACATTTAATGCAAGAGGACTCAACAGCGCATTCAATGTTAAGGTAATGCAACTGGTTGATGGCCGAAACAGCATGGCCGCATTAAGCGGTGGTATTGCAATATTCAATAATGGAAGTACTAATAAAGAAGACATTGAACGAATAGAAGTTGTTTTAGGTCCACAATCGGCGCTATATGGTCCTAATGCTCATAATGTATTGTTCAATTATATCACAAAAGATCCACGCAAATATCAAGGTACAACGGTTGCAGTAAGTGCCGGCAGCCAACAGCAATTCAGCAGTCGTATCCGGCATGCAGCAAAAATTAATAACAAATGGGCTTACAAATTAACCGGAGAGCATGCAACCGGAAAAGATTACACGTGGTATGATACAGTGTATGCGGGAAACCAACGAGGTACACCTCCGTTTTACGGGCCACCTGTAGCTATACCAGAACGTTTGCATGATTTTACTTTCCGCCGTTATCGTGGCGAAGCACATGTTTATTACAGTATCACACCAAAAGCAGACATCATTGTGTCTGCGGGAGGAGTCAACTTTACGAGGTTGCAGGTAACCACTACAGGCCGCAACCAATTGAGAGATGTAACTTATAGTTTTGTACAGGCAAGGTTTGTACATCCACGATTTTTTGCAAACGTTTATAATACATGGGGCAATCTTGGTAAAACTTTACTCATTACAAATTACACAAGAGATTTTTGGAACAGCACACATGATACAAGAGGAAGGTTGTCTCCCGATTCAGCTGAAATTTATGCCACCCGTCTAGGAAACAGGGTAAAAGAAAGAAGTGAGCGTTTAAATGCCGATCTGCAATACAATTATAAGTTTAAAAAAGCAGGATTGTTTTTTGTGGCTGGATTAAGTTATCAGAAAGACAAGCCTAATGGATTCGGCATTGGTCTTGTCGATAGTTTTCAGAAAATAACAACCACACAATATGGTGCAGTGGTTCAACTTGAAAAAACATTGCCCTGGAATCTGCGGGTGATCAGCACAACCCGGTTTGATCATCATAGTACTTTCGGAAATTTCTTTGCACCAAGATTTGCGTTAACAAAAGGAATTGCTGATGGAACTATCAGGGTAACCTGGGGAAAGGCTTATGCAATGCCCAGCATCCTCAATCAATATGCCGGCGTAAACAGGTTTCTTTTTGGAAATGGTAAGGGCATTTATTACATACCTAATGAAACCAATATGTCTGACACGGCTTCTTTTAAAACTACTGAAGCGTTGAAAGCTGAACTGGTAAACACATGGGAAATTGGATACAAGGGAACAATTTGGAATAAACTTTTTATCGACATTAATTATTACAATGGCATCAGCAAAAACTTTATCAGCCCAACGATCACTGTGGGAGGACGGGTTTTAAAAGTTGGCGGCATCAGGGTTACGCATAACCCGATTTTTGCCGGTACAGTAAACCCAAACAACATACTTAAGGGTGCGCAGTTCTTTACCTATTTTAATTATGGTGATGTACGAACCTACGGATTGGATATTGGTATCAACTATACATTCAATAAAGTTTTTAATGCAGGGGTAAAATACTCCTGGTTTGGTTCGGATATAACAAATGATAATAGTACAAACGATGCAAATAAGGATAACTATGTTTCTCCCGAAGAAAAAAGCCTGAATGCGCCAAAGCATAGAGCGGCATTGTTACTGAATGTTCAAAACCTCTGTAAAGGAAAGTTGTTTGTAAATGTTGTTGTTCGCTGGGTGCAGCAGTATGATTTTTACAGCGGCAATTTAATTGGTACAGCAGCAGGTAAGGGCAGAAGAGGAATCGTAACAAGACCGGGAATGGATACACTCTTTAAAAATTTCGACTGGGGACCACTAGGCGGCTTCACTTCTGTTGACCTCAGCACAGGATATCAATTCAATCAAATGATCTCAATTAATCTCGGAGTTACAAACCTCTTTAACACCCGGCAGATCGAATTTGTAGGTTCTCCTTCCGTTGGACGGTTGATCATGGCGGAACTAAAAGTACAAGTGCCTTCCGGAAAGAAAAAAGAATAG
- a CDS encoding NAD-dependent epimerase/dehydratase family protein codes for MVKEKILVIGASGQIGVELTLALRKMYGNANVIASDLREQNPLLEGTGPYVSLDVMNKEMLHVQVIRQNITQIYLLAAILSATGEKNPNLAWHLNMQGLLNVLDIAREEKLHKVYWPSSIAVFGPTSPKQNCPQQTIIEPTTVYGISKYAGEFWCNYYFQRYGVDVRSLRYPGLISYKSAPGGGTTDYAVEIFHEALEENKYECFLQEDTYLPMMYMPDAIRATIELMEAPADKISIRHSYNISSMSFSPKEIAAEVAKHRSGFEMTYKPDYRQQIANSWPQSIDDSVARRDWGWKHEFELPEMTKDMFENL; via the coding sequence ATGGTAAAAGAAAAAATACTAGTGATTGGCGCTTCCGGTCAGATAGGTGTGGAGTTAACATTGGCACTGCGTAAAATGTATGGTAATGCAAATGTGATCGCTTCCGATCTGCGGGAGCAAAATCCACTGCTGGAGGGCACAGGCCCTTACGTAAGCCTTGATGTGATGAACAAAGAAATGCTGCATGTACAGGTCATCCGCCAGAACATCACACAGATTTATTTACTGGCGGCTATTCTTTCTGCAACAGGTGAAAAAAATCCCAACCTCGCCTGGCATTTGAATATGCAGGGTTTGCTGAATGTGTTGGATATTGCCCGTGAAGAAAAACTGCACAAGGTTTACTGGCCAAGCTCCATTGCGGTATTCGGTCCAACCTCACCCAAACAAAATTGTCCGCAGCAAACCATTATTGAACCAACAACGGTGTATGGCATCAGCAAATATGCCGGTGAGTTTTGGTGCAACTATTATTTTCAACGCTATGGTGTGGATGTAAGAAGTCTGCGTTATCCGGGTTTGATCTCTTATAAATCTGCTCCCGGTGGCGGTACAACTGATTATGCAGTGGAGATTTTCCATGAAGCATTGGAAGAAAATAAATACGAATGTTTTTTGCAGGAAGATACTTATCTGCCCATGATGTATATGCCCGATGCCATCCGTGCAACGATTGAGTTGATGGAAGCACCGGCTGATAAAATTTCCATCCGTCATTCGTATAATATTTCATCGATGAGTTTTTCACCAAAGGAAATTGCAGCAGAAGTGGCGAAGCATCGTTCTGGTTTTGAAATGACGTACAAGCCGGATTATCGTCAGCAGATCGCTAATAGCTGGCCACAAAGTATTGACGACAGTGTTGCAAGAAGAGATTGGGGTTGGAAACATGAATTTGAATTACCCGAGATGACGAAGGATATGTTTGAAAATTTATAA
- a CDS encoding peroxiredoxin family protein, which translates to MKQSLFLIVVIFLFSTTAFTQSANKLRTGWYRAAITREDGAEIIFNAEVQLKNGKQVMYIRNAEERLLVDDIKIKGDSVNIEMPFFESFFRLQIQNDGKLVGKWFKAGSLKLLEFPVEFVYGNKERFAVTRAATENSTGRWQVAFTRPNGTDRPAIAEFQQKGSSLTGTFLTPSGDYRFLEGAVNGDSLLLSCFDGSHAYLFTATISGNEIKNGMYYSSAVPAEKWHATKNEKAALPDTTQVTQLKPGESKLNFTFKDVNGKNVSINDARFKNKVVVIQIMGSWCPNCMDESQFLSSFYKEYKSKGVEVVALAYEYSTDFNRSKASIQKFINRFGIKYPVLITPTTTSDEQRTEKTLPQLTPIRSFPTTIFLSKNGNVAKIHQGFYGPGTGEFYKEYKAEFYRTIRSLLAE; encoded by the coding sequence ATGAAGCAAAGTTTATTTTTAATAGTTGTTATTTTTCTTTTCAGTACAACAGCATTCACACAATCAGCGAACAAACTCCGCACAGGTTGGTACCGTGCTGCTATCACTCGTGAAGATGGTGCAGAAATTATTTTCAATGCAGAAGTGCAATTGAAGAATGGAAAACAGGTAATGTATATCCGCAATGCAGAAGAGCGTTTATTGGTGGATGATATCAAAATAAAAGGCGATTCTGTAAATATTGAAATGCCGTTTTTCGAATCATTCTTTCGGTTGCAAATACAGAACGATGGAAAGCTGGTTGGCAAATGGTTTAAAGCAGGCAGTCTAAAATTACTGGAGTTTCCTGTAGAGTTTGTGTATGGAAACAAAGAACGATTTGCTGTAACCAGAGCGGCAACAGAAAACAGTACGGGTCGATGGCAGGTAGCTTTTACACGACCAAATGGAACTGATCGTCCTGCTATTGCAGAGTTTCAACAAAAAGGTTCGTCATTAACCGGAACATTTTTAACACCGAGCGGTGATTATCGTTTTTTAGAAGGCGCTGTGAATGGCGATAGTTTACTGTTGAGTTGTTTCGATGGGAGCCATGCCTATTTATTTACTGCAACCATCAGTGGCAACGAAATAAAGAACGGCATGTATTACAGCAGTGCTGTTCCTGCTGAAAAATGGCATGCAACAAAAAATGAAAAAGCAGCATTGCCCGATACTACCCAAGTGACACAATTAAAACCGGGCGAAAGCAAATTGAATTTCACCTTCAAAGATGTGAATGGAAAAAATGTGTCGATCAACGATGCACGTTTTAAAAACAAAGTAGTGGTGATACAGATCATGGGCAGCTGGTGTCCCAACTGCATGGATGAAAGTCAATTCCTCAGCAGCTTTTACAAAGAGTACAAAAGCAAAGGTGTGGAAGTAGTGGCATTAGCGTATGAGTACAGTACTGATTTCAATCGTTCAAAAGCAAGCATTCAGAAATTTATTAACCGCTTTGGTATTAAATACCCTGTACTGATTACTCCCACAACAACAAGCGATGAACAACGAACAGAAAAAACTTTACCGCAGCTAACTCCTATTCGTTCGTTTCCAACAACCATCTTCCTGTCAAAGAACGGGAACGTTGCCAAAATACACCAGGGATTCTATGGCCCGGGCACAGGAGAGTTCTATAAGGAGTATAAAGCCGAGTTCTACCGCACGATCCGTTCCTTACTGGCAGAATAA